The sequence below is a genomic window from Lycium ferocissimum isolate CSIRO_LF1 chromosome 9, AGI_CSIRO_Lferr_CH_V1, whole genome shotgun sequence.
attgtccttatttgggggtggtctttaatttttgaccctcaaattgctggtctttaatttttatccttcgcctaatatcctGAGGTTTtaggttcgaaccccggcttagtttaaaaaaaaaataaaaaaattcgcaagacagggtttcgtagcaaaattaggcctatctAGGCCTAACTTTTGACCGAATAGGCCTAAATTTGGGCAAATGTTAAGCCTTAAGGTAGAAGTTTCGCGAAagtcttgccttgcgaaattctttttttcttttttgactaAGTGGatgttcgaacccagaacctcatggTATTTTCgaccacttttttaagcgaagggcaaaaattaaagaccagcaatttgatgggaaaaaattaaagaccagtgcatttgaagggcaatccgcacaaaaaaatgactATTTAGTGGGAAGAAACCCATTCGAAACATGGCCCAGTTGTGATTCTACCTTCTCCAAACACATGATTCAGATAAACTCAAATTACCATAGTTGGAACTTGGAATCATCCTCAGAACATAGTATCTTTTTGGAAAAGAGTTTGACTTCCATGAGAAATAAGAGGATAGGCTGCAAatcaaaaaaatgatacatacatTAGAGGTGCAAAACATAAATTGCTCCCTTCATATCAATACAAGAAAATTCATCATCACTACAGTTTATCAAAGTGTAATTCACTTGAGACAATTTAAGTCCTCCTCCACACCGTTTTGTTTGATATACTCTTCATTTTTAACCCGTACCTAAaaacttagagcccgtttgaattggcttataagttggagCATAATTTGTTTTCGAGCTTTTGAGTGTTTGGTAGAAGTAAAGTTTCAAAGtcatttgtcttaaaataagctcaaaaaaataattggacttCGTTAAACTTAGTTTATCAAGACTTATAAGTGAAAACGGACTTATATTTGAAAAcggcttataagccaaaaaaataagttgaatcTATGACTTATTTTTCGAACATAGGCTAGTAATGActttaagctataagccaatccaaacgggctcttaatcaTCTCCTTTTCAAACTGATAAAATTTAGCTGAACATGGCTTCACCGAAAATTGCTCTAAGAAATCATCAAGTACATCAAAGGACAAGAAATAATTGTTTACAGTTAACAAACAAGAAGGATAACTTGTACAATGTTTTGTGATGCTTAACCATAACGCATGTTTTTATACTCACATTTCAGAAAACTGAAACCATATGACATGAGCAAGATTAACTGATCAATCCTATTGTCTGGTTAAGTAATAAAAGAAGGCTATTCATCTATTACAATTCTTTCTGTGCTTCTCATACTCCATATACTTAAAACCAAGCAGATGCAGAGACTAGATTCCGCTTCTTCCACCCCAATAGCATAGCCCCATCTTTCTCCACTAGTGTATAATGCTCCGAGTAACGCCTCATGAGGTCCTTTATCACCGAATTCACATAAGAGCTCAAAGGATATTGCTGAAAACCTGCCATCATGAACCTGGATTTCCACTTCCCCAATAGCTCGTGACGTTCCACCCTTTCCTTGTCCTCGCATGCTATAACATTTACTATATCCCTAGCTAAACAATGCTGTTCCACATTGATCCGCTCCTTCCTGTCCCTTGCTAGGGTAACATCTATTGACTCGAACATTGCATGGTAGTAATCTAGAGCTTCTAAAAACCTAGGGAAAAACGGAGCTGTGTTTGTATTTGATTCTTGCTCCACCAAAGTGACTATCTTGGGGCAAAGCGACTTTATCATCCTAATGAGATTATCCCTAGGGTTATTCACGTCAACGCTCTCATCAGGGGTGTGGTGAAGTTGCAAAGGGAAGTTTACTGCCAGAGCCTCACCAGGCCTTGCATCAAGCATATCCCTAGTGATGTCTGGAGCAAAAACCGGCACTGCATTAAACTCAACTTCGATGTTGAATTTCTCAGAAATTGCTGATAGCCGTTCCGCAACTGCCGTCAACCCACCTCCCCGAGCGTATTGTGAAACTGGATCATCAATTCCTGTAATGCGCACGTAAGGGGCACCACCGGGACGTGCAGCAAGAGATTGTAAGAGAGTCATCCACTGGGTCCCCTGAGCAATTTGAAAGTCTATAATGTGAACGCGATCTTCATTTCTGCATGCTTCTACAATAGCACCATTTGCAGCCATGAAGCCAAACTTTAGATAAGGGCATATTTCATAAAGGATATGCATGTAGGATAGCAAGTCCTTGCCAGCTGGCTCCTTACACCTCAAAGACCTATATATGGTGGTTCCAGATAACTCCTTTCTTGCTACCAGCCCTTCTACAATATAAGCACCGAGACGCTGGATGGGATCTCCAGTAACGGACACAACATTCCTTGCCTTAGCAACCAGTATTTCAAAATCATCTAGATTGTTTTCAGCAAGAGCTCTAGCGCATGCTATAAGCAGCTGCTTCAGATTGCCCGACGGAACACCCTGCAAGGGTAAGTCCACTAAAGCAGACTCCAACTGTTTCATATTCCGACTGTGATTTGCATTCTGAAGTAGAGAAGTTCCACTAGAGAAAACCAGAGGACCTTCTGGAAGACAATCTTGAGAGGGGTTTGGCCGATGGAAATATTGGTTATAATCCAGCAAGGAATCACGGGAAGAACTAGCTGCAGAAAGATTCTCTGTACAGCTGTGCTGCTCCTGGTAATCACTTACTGTGGTGAAGGTCTCAGAGTTGAAATAGTCCGCAAGTGGTGAATTTGGTGAATTTCCTGAATCAAATTTCGAGGCTCCTGAAACAGTAGGGTATGAAGAGTATGACGAATCCCTACCGTTCACACCATATCCACAAAATTGGTGCGAGTCCATACTATAGGGATACCATTAGCTGTTTTACGCACAAAAGTATTCTCAGCCCAAACTCTTTCTGACCAGCACTTAATATCTGCTGCACTGAAATTCCACCTGAGCAAAATACAGAGATCAACAAACATCAATTCTTCAACCCTCTATCATAGGAAAATCAAGCTTTCTACTTTTGAGGCTAATGGATAGACAAGAAGAAATTATAGAACGGAAGCACATCAAGCACCACCATGACATGTCCCGTAGGTTGTTAAGAGTTAAGACGAGAATAATCTATCATGTGGGGTTAATAATTAGTTCTAGGGTGTcttcggtatgaaggaaaatgttttccaggacttacttattttcttgttttcagtacataagcaaaaaatattatcgTAACAGCATTTTGACAagccgaacatgagaaaattgaaaaacatcactataccgaacacacccataATCTTACTACAAATATTTGCCAAATTATAATCGTTCGCGATTTCAAATTAAGCTAGGAAATCTTTTTAATGGCCTGTAGAACATGAAGTGCCATTTCCTTTCAATTCTCACATCACTCCAGATAAGGTCGGATCCGTCATTTTCCGTTCCAAACAAGTTTTTCGAATATAAATTCCTATAAACTCCGTAAATCAATCCCTTTTTTCTCCTAAAAAGACCCTAAAAATTATCCATTATAACTACTACTAGTAATTGCTAGTGGTGAACACTTGTTACAGTATATTTCTCTTCAAGATCAGACTTCAATATAGTAGAAGGTAAAAACTAATTAATGCATTTTCAGGTCTCTTGaacccaaaattttttaaaaaaaaaacacccagGAAACctaattttatatacatatcaaatacACATACCAAAAATCTCTATGTAAATCTATTTAATTGCAGAGGAAGAACAAAACACAAAAGTAAGGAACCAAAATTCACGGGAAAAATGTTAAGAAAAAGTCCCAACATATGGAAAATGAACCACACATcactaaaaaataataatcccATAGCCTTCATTTTCCCACCTTCTCAACAACCATGTTGCAAGAAagcagaaaagagaaaagaaagaacatcTCTTTCTtaataacaaaatcaaaatcagaaaagaatcaagatttataatttaaaaaaaatacctgATATGATCTGGCAGAGGGAGGAATATAACTTTGAAATTGTTATAGTGGATAAAAGTGGAGCAGTTACAAAAGATAAAGAGGAAATGAGGAGTAAActagcaaatatatatatatatatatataccgtaggTGACTAGGAAGATGTAGGGAAGGTGGTTTATTTCTTTCCTAGAATAGAATAAGCAGTGACGATTGGAAAGCTGACTGGCCGAACAACAAGTTGGGTAGAATGTTCCACTCTCTTTCAACGTTAGTTAACGCTCGTGGATGGATATTTTATGTAATACGCGTTTCTCTGCTGTGTTTTACACGCTATAAATCCTTAGCCCCGGTCGAGTGTTATTTGGACTCTTAAAAAATATGGACGGGTACGTGTCAATTTTGGAAAATCCGATATGGGTGCGGCAGTCATTTTGGAGAGTCCGATCAACTTAGCCCTTCATGATTATaagaatattttttcttaaaaaaatgcCCTCTAGAGTTTGTGAAATTTATAACATTTGCATTTCCTTAATAGTTTGGTTTAATCATGTCTTTCCTTTAATTTAAttgggtaaaaaatatttttgttttacGAGGAACTTaatttaggataattagaagaCTAATAAGGGCATATTTAAAACTACACGCATACGTTAAGGGCATAGTTGAGAACTGCAATTATGCAACAATTTGTGAATTGCATTTATGAAACAACTTGGCTAAACTGTGGTGAATTTTCTCACCAATTTAAGGCATTACATAGTCAAATTCTGAGCAATTTTTGAGCAACTTAATGTGTTATGTTGTACCATTTAAATTAGAAGTTTAGGTTAAtatacaacattcataatatgataaaacaagaaaattcatTACAATGCTACGAATCACAAAATTACTCTACATTCCATCAAATCACCAAATATCATAAGATTCCATCAAATCGCAAATGTAATTACATTGCATCACGATAACAAAATTAAACCCACCGATTATTTCAAATCACAAAATATTTTACATTTCATCAAACCATCTAATGCCATTAGAATTCCGCTAATGCATCCTCACATCACTCCGCCCCGAATAAGATCTCGTCAAGTCATCGTTACATCACTCCATCTAGGACAAGATTTCATCGGGCCATAATCATGTCAACCATCTCAGAGTATAAAAAATGCATGTCATGAAATAAACATtactatatattattatatattatatatatattttattatattattttatatattttatgtaatAAGGGGCAATCAAAAGTTTTTGTCGTCCTTAGTTGAAATTCAACTAAGGCTCAGCAACCAGAAGGCATCCTCTTTCAAATAGGCCCCAGTTTTTGTTCTTtattacttcatttattataGAGTGTTAGTACAAAAATCAAAGCACTCTCAAGTCCTTTGTGGTAACAATACCTGGGCACTTAGTCCAATTTTTGCTGGTGACGTGATATATGTACTGTAATAACTTCTTCATATGGTGATTGTGCTACACACGTGGTTATGGCTAATTAATTATGCACTCCTGAGTCCATTCCTCCGTGGACATCTGTAATTAGTTATTGTTTTAAGGCGGATGGAAAGAATATAACTTCGGGTTTAATTGAATCCCAAATTTACAATAAATAATAGATATAAATCCataattttagaaataaaatgATCTAGTGCTAAAAATTTAAGATGTTGAACCCTTAAAATTTATGTTAGTAACTATTTATGAATCTTTTTTGCACTTTACTTCCTCCGCTTCATATTCTATGataattttagtttttatatttggtttgaaaaaatattttttaagtaatCAAGAAgctatttatgattttattcaAATTTACTCTTATTTGGAAACGTGAATAaaaacataatcaagaatccATATATAATTGAGactacagtcaaacctctctataacaacatcgttGGGTCTGAAATTtcttggttgttatagagaatgactgttatacacctataacaacattaacatttaaataatatttcgctgttataggcaaaaaagatacacaaaatctaatttttcttttttaattcccaaattctaagcttaaccacactttgtataacgaaggaaatttgtttaatgatgaaattaagaATATACATGTGATATTTTTAGTCATAAATActgtattaaatgatcaaatattttgtcaaaatctctacacttattattgatAATCAtcgatattctatttttataagatggttaattattatattacccaaaaaaaaaaagatagctaTTAtatgggggtaattttacaaagagcgcactgttataaagttggttgttgctgttataagtgaaatgttgttatagagaagtaaaatataacataaaaaattggtTTGAAAAAGACtgggctgttatagagaggtgttgttatatGGGAATGCCGTTATAGAGAAGTCTGACTGTATTTAATTAAGGGTATTTAGTGAAAACACTTCTTCCTTTTTAGGGATATAAGTGATTTCTTAAGGGTGTGTGCAAGCTAAAACATCATATAATATGGACCGAAGAAGATATTAGATTGCCCTTTACGTTATTTGTCATTATAAGTTTTGGCAAAATTTAGGCAACTTTGGAGCCGCATTTACATTTCCAACTGGAGCATTTATTAGATCTCACTAATTATTCTCCGTCGTTTCAATTTACGTGGCGCTTTTCGTTTCACAATAGTCAATCTAACTAaactttgaagttaaattgaattagatcaacttaatattttaaattgatattttgataattaaaaactaacaaaatgtaatataaattgaaatttagctg
It includes:
- the LOC132029787 gene encoding chitin-inducible gibberellin-responsive protein 1-like, with translation MDSHQFCGYGVNGRDSSYSSYPTVSGASKFDSGNSPNSPLADYFNSETFTTVSDYQEQHSCTENLSAASSSRDSLLDYNQYFHRPNPSQDCLPEGPLVFSSGTSLLQNANHSRNMKQLESALVDLPLQGVPSGNLKQLLIACARALAENNLDDFEILVAKARNVVSVTGDPIQRLGAYIVEGLVARKELSGTTIYRSLRCKEPAGKDLLSYMHILYEICPYLKFGFMAANGAIVEACRNEDRVHIIDFQIAQGTQWMTLLQSLAARPGGAPYVRITGIDDPVSQYARGGGLTAVAERLSAISEKFNIEVEFNAVPVFAPDITRDMLDARPGEALAVNFPLQLHHTPDESVDVNNPRDNLIRMIKSLCPKIVTLVEQESNTNTAPFFPRFLEALDYYHAMFESIDVTLARDRKERINVEQHCLARDIVNVIACEDKERVERHELLGKWKSRFMMAGFQQYPLSSYVNSVIKDLMRRYSEHYTLVEKDGAMLLGWKKRNLVSASAWF